The genomic DNA CCAACAATATAAcctaattttcttttctaatttcttattttgaaaTGAACTTTCTTAAGTAAAAAATCACACTTAAATATATAGTTTGTAAGCCAcattaaaatcttaatattCTACCAAACAAAAACATATGTCATAATAAATGGGATCATCATTCctatatttgaaaaatgaaggGTCATCTTACAATcacatttgtttgttttttttgttttttttttaaacctagGATATTAGCACATTAGCGTTTtcttgtaaaaaataatattattactataagttaaattatgtatataaaaaataatacattttattataataataataatatagtaataatattatcataatatttaactattcataataatattatgtaatattattaacatatataataaataaaataatatattaacaattttaaatgaaattataatcaaatattgtaaacaataataaattagtgTTTTCACTTGCATTTCTTAGTTTTCTATTAATGGAATGATCAAATATttgaaacataaaataaaataaatactctACATTATAACAAAGATAAATTAGTTTAACTAAGTATGAACAACAAATagttacaaaaaaattatattaaattttaaataattattttttcaacaataaCACTAAttcttatcatttaaattatcttgaattatttgtttattattaaaaccgtacaattttttttttattaataaagtataaaatactCAAGTTGGCGTCTTATTAGTCtttattgtattaaaaaaatgatttcattgATAAATAGAAAGAAAGGTAATTAGGATTTTGGATAAAATCGGAACAATATAAAATACtccatttaacttttttataattttatttttaaataatatattattaaaaaaataaaaggtagATTCTTCGTATTATTTGAACAACAGAGAGAAACTGGCCCTGTATTAAGCGCTATAGCCGTTACTTTTCCCAAATACAAAGATAAGCATAGTCCTATTAAAAacactagcatttagcccgtgcatttgcacgagtaataatataaaaaaccgtgaaaaaaattacggataacatttttaattttatttttaaccgttttaaatttatgggtgggtcaacacataatccgacccaattatccatttactcaacattattatatattagttagttaaaaagttgaacttatattaatattaaaacgtcccgcatttatcaaatttggtgtttgaatttaatatataaagtctttgtaccttagttggttaaagagttgtacttgttttgttaggttgcaagttcgaaacatacctgtagcatttttaattttatttttaaccgttttaaatttaaaaacgggtaaacccacaatccgacccaagtatccaaattaaccacagctcttgacccggcaatccggacactttaaaaattaagcatcattatatatatatagattagttagttaaaaagttgaacttatattaatgttaaaacgtcccgcgtttatcaaatttggtgttgaatttaaaatataaagtctttgtagcctagttggttaaagagttgtacttgttttgttaggttgcaagttcgaaacatacctctagcatttttaattttatttttaaccgttttaaatttaaaaacgggtaaacccacaatccgacccaagtatccaaattaaccacagctctcgacccggcaatccggacactttaaaaattaagcatcattatatatatatagattagttagttaaaaagttgaacttatattaatgtttaaacgtcccgcgtttatcaaatttggtgttcaatttaaaatataaagtctttgtagcctagttggtttaagagttgtacttgttttgttaggttgcaagttcgaaacatacctctagcatttttaattttatttttaaccgttttaaatttaaaaacgggtaaacccacaatccgacccaagtatccaaattaaccacagctctcgacccggcaatccggacactttaaaaattaagcatcattatatatatatagatgacaaaattatgttatttatacTAAGGAAAAGATAGGGTATTAATTTTGTTGGGTTAATCGGTTTCggttaaatcatattttattttttattttataaatgggtTAATCGCCTATATTGATATCggttttattttacaaatcggTAAATCGCCTATATTGATCAGTTTTACCGGTTATAATTTTACTCGTACTGGTTGTTTCCGAtcgataattttattttgtaaattaaatattaaatttattaaataatattttttttaaatctttatttgCGCTATCATATTGttcaccattttttttttcttgtctatgttatatattataatataaattataatatgttatataggGGTAAGGATCTGCTGTCCCAAAATATGTTCTACTTGCTGTCTCATTCAtcaaaacaacataattttgataaattagacaaataaaaaattatatatatgaaataaaccctaaatcctaaactctaaaccctaaattttaaaccctaaatcttaaatcataaattctaaaccctaaaaaattatatacatatgacattttattttaatatttaattttctttttcctctttCCACACTCTTCTCTCTCTTATGAGACAGCAAGTGGAACATTATTTTGGGACAGCAAATCCGAAGCCGTTATATagatgtatttaaaaatatattatattatattataacaatataatatattttaagaatttttatttttaaattaatagatatataatttttttaaagttatataaattaaaatttaaaaaaataattataagtagcctcttaaaaataactaatatatatatatatatattattaaatattatttataatatatttaatacgaTAAATGATAAACCCAACGAAAAAATTAACGAAAATAAGTCCATGAATCCGACGTGGCTTGTCACATTGTTCCCACGTCCCGAAACGCTCATTTGGGGTTCCAAAACGCTCATTTTGGGTCCTAAAACGCTCATTTTTTTGTCCCAAAATGACCGTTTTGAAATCCTAAATGACTTTTTTgggacatttttatttttctctcttttaccCATGTGCGTTCcgagacatttttaattttctctctcctacccacggacatttcaaaacattttaaaaaaaaattctctcctACCACATGGCATGACACGTCGATTTTGGACTTATTTTCTCTAAAATTTTCGTTGAATGTATCATTTTTCATCTAATActtattaaataactaatataaattataaatatatatatatatatataattaaataattatcgGTAGAAAAATAGTTgaagtattaattattaaatcgtttaACCGATAAAATTTGGTTAACCACAACTATTAAATCGTTTAATCGGTAAAATTCGGTTAATCAGAACCGTATAATCAAGTTAACCGATAAACCAGTAAAAAAACGACAAGCTATTAATTCGATTTGGTTGccgatttttttattttctttcacaaCCCTAAGAGGGGATCCATGAACAACAAATGCTTCCACTTCAATCCAGGGCCACCCCCGAAATATGGGTGTCTTAGACAAAAGtaaaatttattcttatttttagcTTGTTATAttgaaaacattattaaatttatatttagtttaatacaagtaatctaatttaattatttaaatcaactaaatgttataaaaaaaattaattaggttatAAGTTTAAAACTTAGTAAggcaattttgttttttaaattaatttttttataaggaaCTGGATGGAGGGACCTGCCTAGCTTGCTCACCCTCTTGGTCTCTTAAGTCGATTTTTACCACCAACTACTTTagttgtgtttttattttaaattatgttttctcCCCAATGAAATGATCTGGATCCACATCCATGGTCATCCGCTTCCATTTAAATGGTTTCTAGTAGAAATCGAACTTGTGATCCTTTGGTTTTTCAGGTTGACTTATTTCAATAAGCCACTCTTATAAGTAAATAAGTCTCAACtctaataaaaaacaatttaaaaaaaaaatatatttataatattttataggtTAATCTAGTTATAGATCTCCATTCTTTAGCTCAGTCAATGAAGCTTAAAATTCATGAACAACAAgactaattatattttttacaatgagaaaaaaatatacaaatcaTTGCAGTCACAGAACGTAAACGTAGAAATGTAAGACGTTTGTAGATCGTTAAAAGAGAACACTAACACATTAATTTTGGAATCAATTATTAATGTCAAATGTTAATAGTCTAAGACGCGCATAAAGAAAATATGTTGTATAATCTTGGCTCATATATTTACACCTAAAATAACACGACGCAAATAAGATTTTAGCCTACCAAAGACACAATCTCCCCCTCTACCTTCGTCCTCGTATAATCTACCAATATTTTTCTACCAACAAATTTCTAAGACGATATGCAAAGATAAGTGACGATTCGGGCAAGCGTTCTTCTTAGACATATACATAGATAAATTCGCTGCCCAAATTGAATTTAGATCTCATTGCCATTTCTGCTAGGCAAACTCCAACTACcgtataaatataataaatacccGCGATCTAAAGAGTATCACATTGAGAAGAGAGGTGGGGTAGTTAAgtaattataacttttaaaaatcagttttttttttttatttcatatcaaacggttttttaaaatttaaaaataaacggTTTTTTAAATACACCACAAATAAAACTCgctaaaataacaaaacaaacaataaatattttattcaacaaCAATTTTGGCCtcatttattaactattatacAATATGCTGCTTAaacatattttagaaattaaaaaaaaaaatctaaaccaaactaaaactaattaaataagtaaattagtattttaagacaaaaataaaataaaataaaatctggAAGATAAAAAGGAAAGGGTAAACAAGGAAATAactgaaataatatattaataatatattgggCTGATATCCGAAATCTTCTTCATCCTTTTGAACcctaatttttcattttctttatttttaccTTCCATCGCCCTTTGTTTTAGTTCACGCAGTTCCTCCCGCCTGTTTAAATTCTCAATACTTTATTTTTGCGCCTTTTCCCTCAATTTATATTTCGTGATTTGTTCCTTGCCGAATTTCGGATATCAAATTCGAATCAGGATATTTGATCTATTTTGGAGTTCTTGATCCAACATGTTCTTCTTCTGCCAACTTTGATCAATCAGGTTtcttatttatatgttaatcTTTCTTCCCTCTTTGCGATTTCAGAAATCTGAAGCTAATTGGGTCTTTGGTTACAGTCTTTTTTTCAGGGGTTTACAGTGTTGATTATGTCCGATATGGACCAGTTCAGTTTAATCGATAACAATGGTTTAATCGATAACAATGGCGTCAATGATCAGTCGATTCAATCACCCCAAACTATGCCGATAGGGGAGATGCCGAACATGCAATTGCCGTACACTGATGATACATCCACGGTGTATAAGCCTTTGATGCCAGGAACTTCGCCGCCACCACTATCTTCTCCAGCACAGGTTTACCAACCTGTTGGAGATGACTCTACTTTGCCTGACCCAGATACTAGCATCCCCGTCTCTACCGATCAGGCCAAGCGAAAGCGTGGGAGGCCGAGGAAATATGCTCTTGATGGATCCGCAGTTCCCGGCGCCGGATCTTCTGATCCCACTGTCAAGCAACAGGCCGTTATTGGATCCGGCGGTTTACCGTCCCCTTCTACTGGGAAGAAAAGGGGCCGGCCACTTGGGTCAGGACGTAAACATCTTCAAGCTTTAGGAGGTATTACTAGATTCTGATCTGATATTTGCCTGAATTAGGAGGAGGGTATATTACAGTACTAGATTCTGAtctgatttatttatatatattttatgctAATGTTAATCcatatagtattatttaaatgaaataagaaCTGATATAAGTTTATTCTTCATATAAGTTCATGTTCTGTTGGGTGGCTAAAGAAATTTACTAAACATGTTGACCTAGCTAGCATATTCTGGAATCAAAGCAGAttactttcttctctttttGCAGGCATaccaccatcatcatcatcatcattatcatcattaTCAGGCAGGGGTAGTGGGTTTACGGCTCATGTAATCATAGTTGAAGCAGGAGAGGTGATTTGCACAAATATTACTTTTGTTAGTGTTGATATGAGTGTTTGATATTCATTTTGGAGAGAATTTTGGTCATTGGTTTAACAGTTCATATcctttaggatttttttttctagaaaaaaccttgtttgatctagAGTGAGTTAAATGACTCGACATTTAAGATGTTACAGATAAAGGGTGTAGGTAGTTTGATTAGTAaaagtttgtttgttttgttggGTGGGATGGCAGGACATAGCTTCAAAGATATTGTCGTTTGCTGAAAGTGGGTTGCAAGCTCTGTGTGTCATCACAGCAACTGGCGCAGTATCGAACGTGACAATTCGTCAAAATTCTTCTACACCTAGTGTAACTGTGTCATATGAGGTTGGTTGTCTTAATTTGGATATACCCTATCCTATCTTAATTTACTTGCTTTTGTGGaagtaataacaataattttgtttggttaaaACAGGGGAGATTTGAGATAGTGACTCTTTCAGGGTCATACATAGTTTCAGAAATTGGTGGTCAGCGTAACACAAGTGGGGGTTTAAGTACACTGTTAGCTGGGTCTGATGGTCATGTTTTGGGTGGTTGCATAGCGGGACATCTTATTGCAGCATCCACAGTACAGGTATGTGATGATTGcagtaaaaaaattgaatcttgTAGTAATTCTAATGTGGTGGTAAAACTTTTATCTGTCATTGCATTGCATAGTAATTCTAATGTGGTGGTAAAACTTTTATTTGTCATTGCATTGCAGTCCAATTAAGTTGCTAAATTTTCAACAATTGCTTTATCTTTTTGgttttgaataaaaaacaaacaaaattatagaTGGAAGTGAGAATATTAACAATGTTGTTTTTGTGCACAGATTGTTGTTGGGTGTTTCATTCCAAAGAAAGAATACCCTTGGAAGCAAGCAAGGCAAAGTatagctgctgctgctgctggtggAAGCTCAACTTCGCGTGGAACTATGAGCGAATGCTCGGGTGGTGGGCCTGGAAGTCCACTTAATCAGACTAGTGTTGGTGGTGGTGGTGTTGTTGGTGGACCGGAAGCTCCAGCATGGCATCATAATCATCATCTTCATGATGGAAATAGAGAGGAGCAACAGCACCCTTGGTAGACAACTCTCAACTTtttaaagaaaagaagaaagaagaagcaTCCATTTCCAgccaaaaaaaactttaatgccttagatgatgatgatagatatatatatcttttaatttgCTTTGGCTAACTTTATTTTGCAagtatctctctctctctctcaattgTTGTCCAGATTTTTTCTTTAAGATTTTAGATTAGAACTATTTACAATTTTCTCTATTCAATTCAAGAAAGTTAATATCAGTAGTAATGTGTGTTTGGTGGGTTCTTTCAATcccatttttaaaggcattgcTTTAACCTattcattatttgatttttagggtaatttttattgttggttgatattaatattaaagtgactacaatttttttcttatatatgataagagcatatatatatatatttctgtgtCAATCATATTGAGCTAACACCAGTTTGTTTATCTGCTTAAGAAAAAAGGTTTGgttgattttaatattatgatcTGCTTAAGAAAAAAGGTTTGgttgattttaatattatgatcTTAGTTGTACTGtttcatttcatatttaaaaataaaattttaagttcttatgtttgaaatttttgtatgattttagaaaattaattgatttcttTATTGAAAATGAAAGATAACTTAGTGGCACTTCAAGAGTGAGCTAGAGAGGTATACTCTAATCAAGAAACctcaaatttatataatctaaaaaCATTGAAGTACAAACTGAAAACtctattgtatttatttattatattgtgaatatatagagaaaaagtGATTAAAGATGTTTTCTCATactaatgttaataaaaaaatgtaagtcAAAAggattaatttatcaaaaattggtTACTAAAACGGTAAAGtcaaactaaaaattaataggaagaaaaatgatgaatagagggtactcatttttttttatgaaacatAACCTTAGATTTTGCGCATAATCAAACTCATTTGTTAAGATCCACATAAAATATATCATAGCAAAAATATCTACTCTAAAAACTATGTTAAGTTTTGGAATATGTATCTCTACtgtcatcttttttttttttatagaaaatgaaTCACGTGGGTTAGAAAATTTAGATTCTATTATAAATGATCCATATAACCATTTAAgttgattgaaaaaatatacaAGTTGAAATGGAGTTACTAATTGCacttattcaatattttataaataaggtgaataaagaaaattaattttattagatgTGTAAATGGATATCAACTGAACaagaacattttttatttttttgatttttcaacATATTAAACAAATGAGTGTTGCTAATATTATTGACAAAGAAATGTATTTGGTCTTAACATAGAGAATATCCTCTTAAATATACTCAACATTGTTGgttgaggtttattttaaaaatcatagtCACTCTAATATTAATATCAACCAGCAATATGAAAATCAGTTACGATTcgaacaatataaaaataagaatcggtgatgaggaagaagatggTGGCGCTTCAAAGAAGATCGGCAACAATTCAAAAATGATTTGCAGAGAAgaaaattgagaattttttttttctcttatataaaaTCACATTTTACCGTAAAAAAATACCTTCAAAATATTATGTCAAAACAGAGTCAACCATGGATGAGTTTAGGTTGTCATGAGTTAATTTGTGAAATAAATTGACACGTGTATGAGTAAAATATACATAGAGAATTTCCTATTAAATATACTCAACATTGTTGGtcgaggtttattttaaaaatcatagtCACTCTAATATTAATATCAACCAACAATATGAAGACCTcgaacaatataaaaataagaatcgACGACGATGAAGAAGATGGCAGCGCTTTGAAGAAGATCGACAACAATTCAAAGAAGATTTGCGGAGAAGAAGATGGAAGACAATTTTTCGTAAAAAAATACCTTCAAAATATTATGTCAAAAGAGAGTCCATGGATGAGTTTAGGTTGTCATGAGTTAATTTGTGAAATAAATTGACGCGTgtcaaataataaatgagttaATGCAATGTATTTAAAAGTAGTAAGACCGAAGTAATTGCATGCTGGACACGAGTTTTGGACTGTCCAGTCCcgctaaaaaaaaaaatcgatttatttttgtgaatttaagtagtttaaaaaattgataaaaatattgtctATGAGAAATTTGAAtctataatcatataaatttttatctttaactactaaattatactatttaaaattataataaaatcaactaaatatcttaatatttttaataaaggaaTTGCCCCTAACCCATAAACTTACCGGACTTACTCCAGTACCAGTTTGGCTCGAATAAGAAAGTactaaacaaaaacaaactatAGTAAGAGTATTAGCATTTTATAAATCGGTTTGGCTCGAATAAGAAAGTactaaacaaaaacaaactatAGTAAGAGTAGTAGCATTTTATAAATCTtcattctcatatatatatatatatatatatatatatatatatatatatatatatatatattattattattattaattaaaacaagcccttttatttatttgttcagtctcttttaaaaacaattttttctctatttttattaaattatattattttttaacttaggatattaactaattttaaaatttaataacataaagaaaaaacaaaatagcttTAATGGAGTCGGATGGAGagggaaatttgacaaaatgcTCTTAAAAAGTCTCTTAAATACGCTGGTTTGCGCAAATGACCACTTCACATAGGAGGAAAAAATAGCAAATCAAGGAGGTCATACTTCACTTGGCTGAGTGGGATACATGTGTCTATACTGGTAGGATCGAAAAAATAGCAAATCAGGGAGATCATTACAGTATCCGAACATTTCAACATATGGGCATTTTATTTCTAACTTATGTCATACTACTTTGACAGACAGACAGACTATGATGGAGATCACCATCACCTTCCAAGCTTATTACTTATTGGGTATTTTAGTTCATTTGTTGCATTAATTGACTCGTAGATTTATGCAGAAACATGGATGTTTCTTCAAAATTCACAGACGACAGAGAGATCATGCAAGGCTCGGCTCGATGCCATTGCATTAAATCAGAAGGAAGTCAACACGAGCTTTTCATTGTGTTAACATGAAAAACTGGACTTCCAGTTCCAGAGCAAGGAGATGCAGAAGAACTGGATATACTTCCAGTTCCAGAGCAAGGAGCAGAAGAAACAAATGGTTGAGTAATGGTGGTGCGCCAATTCATTGTGTTATTGGAAAGCTGGTGGAAGGAAGCTGATCAATGCGGCCCCTCAATTCAGTTGGGTGGAGCCATGAATCTGGACTGCTTCTAAATTGGTGTGTCTCGAGGAGATTGATTTGAAACCAAACCTAACCTAAGAACAGTTCTTCCTGAAACTATGGGATCTCTGCTAACCCTAGAGAAACTAGATATCAAAACCAATAACAAAGAAGAACTTCCACTCTGCTGAAATAACTACATTGTGCTTGAAACACAATAAAGTCTGCTCAATTAAACTTTCTTTGAATGATTACAGTTTACCAAACACAAACACTATCTCTTCTTATTTGTCAAACTCGATACAAGATTATAACTAAAGAACCCATGTTACAGCCTTACaggtaaaaaaacaaaaaccgcaggcaaaagaataaaaaaataattgaacttTTTAGCACCTGTATCCATCCAAAGAATCAAGGAAGGATTTCAAACATTTGAGAGTGCGTTCTCAATCTGTTCCTCAATCGGCGTCATAGTTATACAAAAATTGGCTACTTTTCAGGTAGAAACCTTTTCTGCTCTATCTATGGGAATGCCTCCACTAGTTGGCCTGAAAAGTTCAAATGTAAAACTTCTctaaataa from Impatiens glandulifera chromosome 9, dImpGla2.1, whole genome shotgun sequence includes the following:
- the LOC124915629 gene encoding AT-hook motif nuclear-localized protein 10-like: MSDMDQFSLIDNNGLIDNNGVNDQSIQSPQTMPIGEMPNMQLPYTDDTSTVYKPLMPGTSPPPLSSPAQVYQPVGDDSTLPDPDTSIPVSTDQAKRKRGRPRKYALDGSAVPGAGSSDPTVKQQAVIGSGGLPSPSTGKKRGRPLGSGRKHLQALGGIPPSSSSSLSSLSGRGSGFTAHVIIVEAGEDIASKILSFAESGLQALCVITATGAVSNVTIRQNSSTPSVTVSYEGRFEIVTLSGSYIVSEIGGQRNTSGGLSTLLAGSDGHVLGGCIAGHLIAASTVQIVVGCFIPKKEYPWKQARQSIAAAAAGGSSTSRGTMSECSGGGPGSPLNQTSVGGGGVVGGPEAPAWHHNHHLHDGNREEQQHPW